In the Haloferula helveola genome, one interval contains:
- a CDS encoding VCBS repeat-containing protein, which produces MKRSLVLLMVFSVSGPSLAETEPAREIWKKHIIQPDIAPGVKGQPTQINTVVADDFDRDGHMDVMASFLGKVTLYKGPDWTAKVVMAEMPKDRTGRIAERGCIHSTLMDVDGDGDLDYIGSNRMLFWLECPEKPFEQDWKRRMIHLEVNGAHCVITADVDRDGKPDLIANSWRDSDESTVPNSIAWFRVPEDPKAEGLWTAHFLADGDAPGRNHYHGFGDMNGDGRGDLCSGAPVGEWFAWWEQPEDPTKPWKKHLLSDDDPGATNILPVDLNGDGDLDFLASRGHGDGVLWYPAPDYKKTEIDPTLADPHSLAVADLDQDGDTDIATCSCVQDGHAVWYENDGKGEFTRHVLEEGQESYDLRLVDMDRDGDTDILIAGHGSRNIVWYENPLK; this is translated from the coding sequence ATGAAGCGCTCCCTTGTTCTACTGATGGTTTTCTCGGTGTCCGGTCCGTCTCTCGCCGAGACGGAGCCGGCACGTGAGATATGGAAGAAGCACATCATCCAGCCGGACATCGCTCCAGGGGTGAAGGGTCAGCCGACGCAGATCAACACGGTCGTGGCCGATGATTTCGACCGGGATGGGCACATGGATGTCATGGCCTCCTTCCTGGGTAAGGTGACGCTCTACAAGGGGCCGGATTGGACGGCCAAGGTGGTGATGGCGGAAATGCCCAAGGACCGCACCGGCCGGATCGCGGAGCGTGGGTGCATTCACAGCACCCTGATGGATGTCGATGGCGACGGGGATCTCGATTACATCGGGTCCAACCGGATGCTGTTCTGGTTGGAGTGCCCGGAGAAGCCCTTCGAGCAGGATTGGAAGCGTCGCATGATCCACCTCGAGGTGAATGGGGCGCACTGCGTGATCACGGCCGACGTCGATCGCGACGGCAAGCCCGACCTGATCGCCAACTCATGGCGGGACAGCGATGAGAGCACCGTGCCGAACTCGATCGCGTGGTTCCGGGTTCCCGAGGATCCCAAGGCGGAAGGTCTGTGGACGGCCCACTTTCTCGCCGACGGCGATGCTCCGGGCCGGAACCACTACCACGGCTTCGGGGACATGAACGGCGATGGCCGCGGCGACCTCTGCAGCGGAGCGCCGGTGGGCGAGTGGTTCGCGTGGTGGGAGCAACCCGAGGATCCCACAAAGCCGTGGAAGAAGCACCTGCTCTCCGATGATGACCCGGGTGCCACCAATATCCTGCCGGTCGATCTCAACGGGGATGGCGATCTGGATTTCCTCGCGAGCCGCGGTCATGGCGACGGCGTGCTTTGGTATCCTGCCCCGGATTACAAGAAGACCGAGATCGATCCCACCCTCGCGGATCCGCACAGCCTGGCGGTCGCCGATCTCGATCAGGATGGCGATACCGACATCGCGACCTGCAGTTGTGTGCAGGACGGTCACGCCGTGTGGTATGAGAACGACGGCAAGGGCGAGTTCACCCGTCATGTCCTTGAAGAGGGCCAGGAGTCCTACGACCTGAGGCTCGTGGACATGGACAGGGACGGCGACACCGACATCCTCATCGCCGGCCACGGCAGTCGCAATATCGTGTGGTACGAGAATCCTCTGAAGTAG
- a CDS encoding LacI family DNA-binding transcriptional regulator — protein MGALKVSTMAEQVAGHLRGELERGRWRGLMPGRDKLAEELGVNRKTVEAALVKLEAQGVLESQGAGRRRLIRKSGRADARRMLTIGLLFHDADDPAQGFVIDARHELTEKGYAVVEAPLNLKRLNMDRKRVARMIGRIEADAWIVLGGSLEVLEWFVGRGKPVFALFGRRRGLEIPGVGPDKPPAYAAATRELIRLGHRRIVLMCGPERRIPEPGASERAFLAELASHGIALSRFHLPDWDGSIEGFHHRLQSLFRVTPPTAMILDEVRLFAAVQAFLASRGLRVPEDVSLVCTDHDPWFEWCRPTIAHIRWDTRPVVRRIVNWAGNLSRGRSDVRQVEVPAEFAPGGTIGRAPK, from the coding sequence ATGGGAGCCTTGAAGGTCTCGACGATGGCTGAGCAGGTGGCGGGTCATCTTCGTGGCGAGCTTGAGAGGGGGCGTTGGAGAGGGTTGATGCCCGGTAGGGACAAGCTCGCCGAGGAACTCGGCGTCAACCGGAAGACGGTGGAGGCGGCTCTGGTGAAGCTTGAAGCGCAGGGGGTCTTGGAGTCGCAAGGGGCGGGACGGCGGCGCCTTATTCGGAAGTCGGGGAGGGCGGACGCCAGGCGGATGTTGACGATCGGCCTGCTCTTCCACGATGCGGATGACCCGGCGCAGGGCTTCGTGATCGATGCACGACACGAGTTGACCGAGAAAGGCTATGCGGTGGTCGAAGCTCCGCTGAATCTGAAGAGGCTCAATATGGATCGAAAGCGGGTCGCGCGGATGATCGGGCGAATTGAGGCGGACGCGTGGATCGTTCTTGGAGGCTCGCTCGAGGTGCTGGAGTGGTTCGTGGGGAGGGGGAAGCCGGTGTTCGCCCTCTTCGGGCGTCGGCGTGGACTGGAGATCCCCGGCGTGGGTCCGGACAAACCACCTGCCTATGCGGCGGCGACGCGGGAGCTGATAAGGCTCGGACATCGCAGGATCGTGCTGATGTGTGGGCCCGAGCGAAGGATTCCCGAACCCGGGGCCTCGGAGCGCGCCTTTCTTGCCGAGCTTGCCTCTCATGGGATTGCGCTCAGTCGGTTTCACCTACCCGACTGGGACGGAAGCATTGAGGGATTTCATCACCGTCTGCAGTCGTTGTTCCGTGTGACTCCGCCGACCGCGATGATTCTCGATGAAGTCCGCCTCTTCGCCGCGGTTCAGGCATTTCTTGCAAGCCGTGGTTTGAGAGTGCCGGAAGATGTGTCGCTGGTCTGCACCGACCATGATCCGTGGTTCGAATGGTGTCGGCCCACGATTGCCCACATCCGCTGGGATACCCGACCGGTGGTTCGTAGGATCGTGAACTGGGCGGGCAATCTCAGCCGGGGCCGGAGTGATGTCCGCCAGGTCGAGGTGCCGGCCGAGTTCGCGCCGGGTGGCACCATAGGGCGGGCGCCGAAGTAG
- a CDS encoding beta strand repeat-containing protein, with amino-acid sequence MKSKINLFVAAATSVLASAHAQTTVFFDDFENGANDATVDNTTGAYSQTPDVDAGDSDGNTSGDINSTLWVKANQGFGATRQGLIDESHGDFTDPTGEQAWGFRYTNSGITTAEGVIGALVPGATYTITFDVVEDGHNGGTPWSAKLYTVNGGSRNDARNDGLATSVLASASGSADTGATYEQETFSYTVDPVADAAVLGHDVTLRFFGATTSATIDNVKVEVTYATDIAYWDIDGSTPGSGGATPAGTWDAATTNWNPDPDGTGTVAAWTPGDIAIFAAGADATGTYSVTVDGAQDIGALIVEEGAVSLVDGTSGALNLATSSPAVVASGAELTIDIPITDATDTELFTKDGAGQLTLTGDNSAADGGMALNGGITQFDTLASINGTGANVAIGANGILSVAGSITGGDVPTVLARVDPASTGTIAADNVDTADFDFDAAGLTDAYLGAIGTVDYTGTLTPSGTTYRLLGGAGGTLTLNSALTSGYTLDLKGPGTLQLNGFDSTVDSLVNSGGPTVENGNASTAATLTVNNSSNESWFGTFQDGGAATLGLTKDGSGILYLRTNNSITGDLTILNGTVQLGNNGDTGSLNGSSYPGNVSIAAGSTFRDRSNNSVTMSGVISGDGSLHKDGSGTMTLTGANTYTGQTEIRASGGGGPTLSVSSLNSVTSPPQMPSSSLGVPADAAAGTIILGSGTNVRNCTLIYTGPGETTDRVMAVSFNSGADQEIRNTGGGLLKFTEPFTINRSSGNNGGRFTLGGSGDGEVEAGMTGGIIPGDLWKDDAGTWTLGGTTTADDLRVNNGTLIVAGTLDSDDSDPDGTGTVNVTGGTLQVDGSLTADGAFDVNGGTLGGSGTVTAAGVTVAAGANLAPGSSVGTLDIDGDLDISALAGGAGVLDFELDTVAASDQIAVTGTLAIGSGALGLSDFNFTDLGGLQNGTYTLISSGGLTGTLDGADLTATDVLGGDADFELQLSGNDVVLAVTGLPGGNPFDTWAATGTLGAVTFEGDTNGDGVQDGLAFLLGVDNPDDDANGALPTVTEDGLGGLVLTFNCLPSGDRGTAELRVEHSSDIGATDPWLATVDQVPDATDIVPDNDVTFVVTAGSPTNSVVATIGSAAASGGTLFGRLTATE; translated from the coding sequence ATGAAATCAAAAATAAACCTGTTCGTGGCAGCGGCCACTTCCGTCCTAGCGAGCGCCCATGCGCAGACCACCGTCTTCTTCGACGATTTCGAGAACGGTGCGAATGACGCCACCGTTGACAACACCACCGGAGCCTACTCGCAGACCCCCGATGTGGATGCCGGTGACAGCGACGGCAATACCTCCGGAGACATCAACTCAACCCTCTGGGTGAAGGCAAACCAGGGTTTCGGAGCGACTCGTCAGGGCTTGATTGATGAGAGCCATGGCGACTTCACCGATCCTACCGGCGAACAAGCCTGGGGTTTCCGTTACACCAACTCCGGCATCACGACCGCGGAAGGTGTGATTGGCGCGTTGGTGCCCGGCGCGACCTACACCATCACCTTTGATGTGGTCGAGGATGGCCACAACGGGGGCACGCCATGGTCGGCGAAACTCTACACGGTCAACGGCGGCAGCAGAAATGATGCACGCAACGACGGTCTCGCCACCAGTGTCCTCGCGTCTGCAAGCGGCAGCGCCGACACGGGAGCGACCTACGAGCAGGAAACCTTCAGCTACACCGTCGATCCGGTTGCCGACGCCGCGGTGCTCGGCCACGATGTGACGCTCCGCTTCTTCGGCGCCACCACCTCCGCCACGATCGACAACGTCAAGGTGGAAGTCACCTACGCCACCGATATCGCCTACTGGGATATCGACGGCTCCACTCCCGGGTCGGGCGGGGCTACTCCGGCCGGAACCTGGGATGCCGCCACGACCAACTGGAATCCCGATCCCGATGGCACTGGAACCGTCGCGGCATGGACTCCGGGGGATATCGCCATTTTCGCCGCCGGCGCGGATGCGACCGGCACCTACTCGGTCACCGTGGACGGGGCCCAGGACATCGGCGCACTGATCGTTGAGGAAGGCGCGGTGAGCCTCGTTGATGGAACCTCCGGCGCACTCAATTTGGCGACCTCATCCCCGGCGGTCGTCGCATCGGGTGCGGAACTGACGATCGACATACCGATCACCGACGCCACCGATACCGAGCTCTTCACCAAGGACGGAGCGGGCCAACTCACCCTGACCGGTGACAACAGCGCCGCCGACGGCGGGATGGCTCTGAATGGTGGCATCACCCAGTTTGACACGCTGGCATCGATCAACGGCACAGGCGCCAACGTGGCGATCGGAGCCAACGGAATTCTCAGCGTTGCGGGATCCATCACCGGTGGCGATGTCCCCACGGTACTCGCGCGGGTTGACCCTGCATCAACCGGCACGATTGCAGCCGACAATGTTGACACCGCTGACTTCGACTTCGATGCCGCGGGCCTTACCGACGCCTACCTCGGTGCAATCGGCACGGTGGATTACACCGGCACGTTGACCCCCAGCGGCACGACCTACCGCCTGCTTGGTGGGGCTGGCGGCACCTTGACGCTGAACAGCGCCCTGACCTCCGGCTATACGCTCGACCTCAAGGGCCCGGGCACACTCCAACTCAATGGCTTCGACTCGACCGTCGACAGTCTGGTCAACAGCGGAGGTCCGACGGTGGAGAACGGCAACGCCTCCACCGCTGCGACGCTCACGGTCAACAATTCCTCCAACGAGAGCTGGTTCGGCACCTTCCAGGACGGCGGTGCCGCCACCTTGGGGCTGACGAAAGACGGATCCGGAATCCTCTACCTGAGAACCAACAACAGCATCACCGGGGACCTGACCATCCTCAATGGAACCGTCCAACTGGGCAATAACGGCGACACCGGATCTTTGAACGGATCCAGCTATCCCGGAAATGTGTCGATCGCCGCGGGTTCCACCTTCCGCGACCGGAGCAACAACTCCGTGACCATGAGCGGTGTGATCAGCGGTGACGGAAGCCTCCACAAGGACGGCAGCGGAACGATGACGCTTACGGGCGCCAACACCTACACCGGGCAGACGGAGATCCGCGCATCGGGTGGGGGCGGTCCGACGCTCAGTGTCTCCTCCCTCAACAGTGTCACCTCCCCGCCCCAGATGCCCAGCAGTTCGCTTGGCGTTCCGGCCGACGCGGCGGCGGGCACCATTATCCTGGGTTCCGGCACGAATGTCAGAAACTGCACCCTGATCTACACGGGTCCGGGAGAAACGACCGACCGCGTGATGGCAGTGAGTTTCAACTCCGGCGCGGATCAGGAGATCCGAAACACCGGAGGAGGCCTGCTCAAGTTCACCGAGCCCTTCACCATCAATCGTAGCAGCGGCAACAATGGAGGCCGCTTCACTCTTGGAGGTTCGGGTGATGGCGAGGTCGAGGCCGGAATGACCGGAGGTATCATTCCCGGTGACCTGTGGAAGGATGACGCCGGCACTTGGACTCTCGGGGGTACGACCACTGCGGATGATCTTCGGGTCAACAACGGCACGTTGATTGTCGCTGGCACACTCGACTCGGACGACAGCGATCCGGACGGGACTGGTACGGTCAACGTCACAGGAGGCACGCTTCAGGTGGACGGCTCGCTCACCGCCGATGGCGCATTCGACGTCAATGGCGGAACGCTCGGCGGATCCGGCACGGTCACAGCCGCAGGCGTAACGGTTGCCGCAGGAGCCAACCTTGCCCCGGGCTCCTCGGTGGGCACGCTCGACATTGATGGCGACCTCGACATCTCGGCGCTCGCAGGTGGTGCGGGAGTTCTTGATTTCGAACTCGATACCGTCGCAGCCAGCGACCAGATCGCCGTGACCGGAACCCTGGCCATCGGCAGCGGAGCACTCGGCCTGAGCGACTTCAACTTCACCGACCTCGGTGGCCTTCAGAACGGCACCTACACCCTGATCAGCAGTGGCGGGTTGACCGGCACTCTCGACGGAGCGGACCTCACCGCTACGGACGTGTTGGGTGGCGACGCCGACTTCGAATTGCAACTGAGCGGCAATGACGTCGTGCTCGCAGTCACCGGTCTGCCGGGTGGAAACCCGTTCGACACCTGGGCGGCCACCGGCACGCTGGGTGCCGTGACCTTCGAGGGCGACACCAACGGCGACGGCGTCCAGGACGGGCTCGCCTTCCTTCTCGGAGTGGACAACCCGGATGACGACGCCAATGGTGCGCTTCCGACCGTCACCGAAGACGGCCTCGGCGGCCTGGTGCTCACCTTCAACTGCTTGCCCTCGGGCGACCGGGGCACCGCCGAACTCCGGGTCGAGCACAGCAGCGACATCGGCGCAACTGATCCGTGGCTCGCCACTGTCGACCAGGTGCCGGATGCCACCGATATAGTGCCTGACAACGACGTGACCTTCGTGGTCACCGCGGGAAGTCCGACCAATTCGGTGGTGGCGACCATCGGCTCGGCTGCGGCTTCCGGAGGCACGCTCTTCGGTCGCCTGACGGCCACCGAATGA
- a CDS encoding SGNH/GDSL hydrolase family protein: protein MASVALAATAEEEWNKLVGDRLMKNPAFAYVENDPSLPNVLIYGDSISIAYTDRVRTRLEGKANVYRLHTNGSHSGALIENMTRMLETMKDPMLDKPWDFGWDVIHFNVGLHDLKRLPDKQTSDPINSVEAYKANLEKIIAYLKETAPDATLIFATTTPVPKGEKIRVEGTGKIYNAAAMEVLEKHPDIRINDLHAFTLPNYGKWCTKPNNVHYNKTGYTAQGDEVARIISKALPKK, encoded by the coding sequence ATGGCCTCGGTCGCTTTGGCAGCAACGGCCGAAGAGGAATGGAACAAACTCGTCGGAGACAGGCTGATGAAGAATCCGGCATTCGCCTACGTTGAGAACGATCCATCACTCCCGAATGTCCTGATCTACGGCGACTCCATTTCCATCGCCTACACGGACCGGGTGAGGACCCGGTTGGAAGGAAAAGCCAATGTCTACCGGCTCCACACCAACGGCAGTCATTCGGGCGCCCTCATCGAGAACATGACCAGGATGCTCGAGACCATGAAGGACCCGATGTTGGACAAGCCGTGGGACTTCGGGTGGGACGTCATCCATTTCAATGTCGGGCTCCACGACCTCAAGCGGCTGCCTGACAAACAGACCTCGGACCCGATCAATTCGGTTGAGGCTTACAAGGCCAACCTTGAGAAGATCATCGCTTACCTGAAGGAAACGGCACCCGATGCCACCCTGATTTTCGCAACCACCACACCGGTCCCCAAGGGAGAAAAGATCCGGGTCGAAGGCACGGGAAAGATCTACAATGCCGCTGCCATGGAAGTGCTTGAGAAGCACCCCGACATTCGGATCAACGACCTGCACGCCTTCACCCTGCCGAACTACGGCAAGTGGTGCACCAAGCCCAACAACGTCCACTACAACAAAACCGGCTACACCGCCCAGGGCGACGAGGTCGCGCGGATCATCAGCAAGGCCTTGCCGAAGAAATAG
- a CDS encoding sulfatase, with the protein MRIPLLLFAAFLAAPAVASPPNVLLIFVDDQGTYDLGCYGEKQLQTPRIDSLARDGIRFTAAYSAAPICSPSRAGLLTGCYPRRMGAEIWVHRADSKSGLHPDELTLAELFRGAGYRTACIGKWHLGFAPPFLPDAQGFDRYFGLLHNLDPVETVHFADKGGVPILNGSEIIEHNPDPSTLTRRYTDEAIHFIEEDRNKPFFLYLPHTMLHNPLGVSEEFRGTSKLGEYGDAIHELDHHVGRLLDALERLDIADETIVLYTSDNGRHPGRGKDQPLRGGKLSTWEGGLRVPALLRGPGLRSGAVRTEPTPAMDWYPTLATLTGIRVPEGRVIDGRDLAPELVEEPAALRTAAGALSLNSDLPQRRRWEPPLEWRDLVSRDEYTDAFFYHGSHGALAAVRSGKWKLFLNPTLQLYDLESDPGETSPVKNAAVARKLRGMAVLFQEEMRLDARPAGRTE; encoded by the coding sequence ATGAGAATTCCGCTCCTTCTCTTTGCCGCCTTCTTGGCGGCGCCGGCCGTCGCCTCGCCGCCGAACGTGCTGCTGATCTTCGTCGACGATCAGGGCACCTACGACCTCGGCTGCTACGGCGAGAAGCAGCTTCAAACCCCACGCATCGATTCACTCGCGCGCGATGGCATCCGCTTCACGGCCGCCTACTCCGCCGCACCGATCTGCAGTCCATCTCGCGCCGGCCTGCTGACCGGTTGCTACCCCCGCCGGATGGGCGCTGAGATCTGGGTCCACCGCGCCGACTCCAAGAGTGGCCTCCATCCGGATGAACTGACCCTCGCCGAGCTCTTCCGCGGGGCGGGCTACCGCACCGCTTGCATCGGCAAGTGGCACCTCGGCTTCGCGCCGCCTTTCCTCCCCGACGCCCAAGGCTTCGACCGCTACTTCGGGCTGCTCCACAACCTCGATCCGGTGGAAACGGTTCACTTCGCAGACAAAGGCGGCGTGCCGATCCTGAACGGTTCCGAAATCATCGAGCACAATCCCGATCCGAGCACGCTCACCCGGAGATATACCGACGAAGCCATCCACTTCATCGAGGAGGATCGGAACAAACCCTTCTTCCTCTATCTCCCCCACACCATGCTTCACAACCCGCTCGGCGTGAGCGAGGAGTTCCGCGGCACCTCAAAGCTCGGCGAATACGGCGATGCGATCCACGAACTCGACCATCACGTCGGTCGTCTTCTCGATGCGCTCGAACGCCTCGACATCGCCGACGAGACAATCGTCCTCTACACCTCCGATAACGGCCGCCATCCCGGCCGGGGCAAGGATCAGCCTCTCCGCGGCGGCAAGCTTTCCACCTGGGAAGGCGGCCTACGCGTCCCCGCCCTGCTCCGCGGCCCGGGCCTCCGAAGCGGTGCAGTTCGGACCGAGCCGACGCCCGCGATGGATTGGTATCCGACCCTCGCCACCCTCACCGGCATCCGCGTTCCCGAGGGCCGGGTGATCGACGGACGCGACCTCGCGCCCGAGCTGGTCGAGGAACCGGCGGCTCTTCGCACGGCGGCCGGCGCCCTCTCCCTCAATTCCGATCTGCCGCAGCGCCGACGCTGGGAACCGCCGCTCGAATGGCGCGACCTCGTCAGCCGCGACGAATACACCGACGCCTTCTTCTACCACGGCAGCCACGGCGCCCTCGCCGCCGTCCGTTCCGGCAAATGGAAGCTCTTCCTCAACCCGACCCTCCAGCTCTACGACCTCGAAAGCGACCCCGGCGAAACGTCTCCTGTGAAGAACGCCGCTGTCGCCCGCAAGCTCCGCGGAATGGCCGTCCTCTTCCAGGAAGAGATGCGCCTCGACGCCCGACCCGCGGGACGGACAGAGTGA
- a CDS encoding sulfatase, with product MFVRIFFLFALLASGLAATERPNILFCMADDWGWPHAGVYGDKAISTPSFDRIAKEGALFHHTYVSSPSCTPSRNAVITGKYHWQLGPGANLWSTLPVEEESYIHLLADSGYVIGQNRAKTWGPGSIKDWKEHHGEAPAGPTFKTIADFLDQTDTKDKPFFFWLASHDPHRGYKKDTGKDSGIDLSKVHLFGHYPDNEVVRGDVADYYFAVQRWDRLVGSALEELEKRGLLDNTIIIVTGDHGMPFPRCKGNLYDSGTRVPFAVRWPKGIKGGREVEDFVSFTGVAPTLLELCGVEVPAEMTGQSFVSLLKSEKSGLLEPDKRLDIVFGRERHAPAQEKPNMGGYPSRAIRTRDFLYIHNYQPDWWPAGTGDTEKSNGPGRTYADCDGGPTKNDIIENRDKDEAHKRAFALCFGKRPEHELYDLSKDPEQLHNVADDPAYQQKLGELQQRLEQRLTELKDPRVKNPKTLEFDGHPFLGGGFGAPRVGN from the coding sequence ATGTTTGTCCGGATCTTCTTTCTCTTCGCCCTGCTTGCCAGTGGGCTCGCCGCTACTGAGCGCCCCAACATCCTGTTTTGCATGGCCGACGACTGGGGCTGGCCACATGCCGGCGTCTATGGCGACAAGGCCATCAGCACTCCCAGCTTCGATCGCATCGCCAAGGAGGGCGCGCTGTTTCATCACACATACGTTTCCAGCCCGTCCTGCACGCCCAGCCGCAACGCGGTGATCACGGGCAAGTACCACTGGCAGCTCGGTCCCGGCGCCAACCTGTGGAGTACGTTGCCCGTCGAAGAGGAAAGCTACATCCATCTCCTTGCCGACAGCGGCTACGTGATCGGCCAGAACCGGGCCAAGACCTGGGGCCCGGGCAGCATCAAGGATTGGAAGGAACACCATGGAGAGGCTCCCGCCGGACCGACCTTCAAGACCATCGCCGACTTCCTCGACCAGACCGACACCAAGGACAAGCCGTTCTTCTTCTGGCTCGCCTCGCACGACCCGCATCGCGGCTATAAGAAGGACACCGGCAAGGATAGCGGCATCGATTTATCGAAGGTGCATCTCTTCGGCCACTACCCCGACAACGAGGTGGTGCGTGGCGATGTTGCCGACTACTACTTCGCCGTCCAGCGTTGGGACCGGCTCGTCGGCAGCGCCTTGGAGGAACTCGAAAAACGCGGGCTTCTCGACAACACCATCATCATCGTGACCGGCGACCACGGCATGCCCTTCCCGCGCTGCAAGGGCAACCTCTACGACTCCGGCACACGCGTGCCCTTCGCGGTGCGCTGGCCGAAGGGCATCAAGGGCGGGCGGGAGGTCGAAGACTTCGTGTCCTTCACCGGCGTCGCTCCGACCTTGCTCGAGCTCTGCGGGGTCGAGGTGCCGGCAGAAATGACCGGCCAAAGCTTTGTCAGCCTACTCAAGTCGGAGAAGTCGGGCCTGCTGGAACCGGACAAGCGCCTCGACATCGTCTTCGGCCGAGAACGTCACGCGCCGGCTCAGGAGAAGCCCAACATGGGCGGCTATCCCTCGCGCGCCATCCGCACGCGCGATTTCCTCTACATCCACAATTACCAGCCCGACTGGTGGCCGGCGGGCACCGGCGACACGGAGAAAAGCAACGGACCCGGACGGACGTATGCCGACTGCGACGGCGGCCCGACCAAAAACGACATCATCGAGAACCGGGACAAGGATGAGGCCCACAAGCGCGCCTTCGCACTCTGTTTCGGCAAGCGCCCCGAACACGAGCTCTACGACCTGAGCAAAGACCCCGAGCAACTGCACAATGTCGCTGACGACCCCGCCTACCAACAGAAGCTGGGCGAGCTGCAGCAGCGCCTCGAACAGCGCCTGACGGAACTCAAGGACCCCCGCGTGAAGAATCCCAAGACGCTCGAGTTCGACGGCCACCCCTTCCTAGGCGGCGGCTTCGGCGCGCCCCGGGTTGGCAATTAG